tcttccaggcttctaggccacaagccaagatcagagacgccaagaattgaagcaaggtcacaggactcccagttgataactctccacaagactgtaagggcgggcctgccttttcaaccctgctgaggagaaccacacccaaacccagctgttgccaattcagggatggaaatacctttctaattggccccttctttgagctgcacctctctgcctcatgtctattatagcctgtgcgtcttcatccaatgaatccaggctactagctggggagaggcccccccgggggtctcaggctgctctccctcctcctcctcctgacgttcctctcccccatctgcctggtccttcccctcctggtcactgtcctcctcctctgggcatggatccagcagagctccagccggtccctgaggagcctcaggctgaatcacaacaaaactCAGCCACAAATCAGCGTTTCTCTGATCCCCAGACTTGAAACCCACCATGAACTGACTCAGTTTCCCCCAGAGCGAAGACCACAAGGGAGTTCTGGGCCGCAGGACATCTGGGCCGCCCCAACCAGCACCGGAGGCAGCAGCCAAGCAGAGCCagaaggagcagcaggagcagcaacgACAGGCAGAACCTGGagcaggaaagagaagaaaaatgctCTTCTCCGCATTATTtcgagtctcagcatcctttttgcagtggggaccaaaactggatgccgtattccaagtgttgcCTCAcgaagaccttataaagtggtattaacctttcacgtgatcttgattctctccctctgttgatccAGCCTAGAGCTGTGTTGGCtagaatataataaaatagaCTTTGCTATGATAGTTTTTGAATTCAAGCATGGATTGGGTCATTATTCTGAGTAATTGATCcggccagacagaacactttaggcatgaaatgcAGGTGAGTTTGGACCAGTCCCTCCCCCACCATCCAACACCGACCCCACAGGGTTGTTGTCGTCGtagaaataggaggaagaagcatTTGATAACATTTGCTGCTTTTTGTTATTTCCAGAACGAAGAAAGGCgggatacaaaaataaataaaaatagtaaacaaattaaaaacaaaaacaaacgtCTGCTTCAACTCCAAGCAAAGCAACGTGGATTGGATCGTCTTGAATCTTTGGAAAGCTTTGGCACTCACCAGAAATACCACGAATGGAGCCTTTGCTGCTCTCCACCACCAACGCAACTGCAAAGTATTTTACAAGAAAATGGAATCACTGCATTGCATtggcaccatagttccctctaagctgagcagtgagcaatcgctcacttaaaaatcatcatcaactcagagttttccaaacctgcccagaagccgagagggaaagagtgagagggaaggagagagagaggaagagaggaagagagagaaacaggtagaaaaaagagaggaaggaaaagagaaagaaaaagaatgggagtaaggaagagagaaagaaaatcaaaatctagtttgaaactagctcaactatttaagtggcattttgatattgatagagttgccctattatgagctcactgttatagacacacagtatagtattttattttgaaattctctgaggcaaaacagggtggggtttttatttgtttgtttgtttatttgtttatttatttatttattaattaattatttctgtgccgcccactcCGGAAGggcctgccgctcagacactatacttttccgcccacccccccaaaaaaaaattagagggaagacTGATTGGCAATGGGCATCTTAGGAAGCACTTGGATTTTTAGgggacccccccccacacacaccaacACCAGGGCAGCCTTGCAGTGCGCTTCCCATTAGTCAATGCAAGAGCAAAATCACAATCTCACTTTCGTGTTGTGTTGCTTAATTGCTTGATTGCCGCTCGGAATGCCAGCTGGGGGATTGTGAGTGAAGATGTTTATGAGCCAGAAAAAAATACAGTGACTTACGACCAAAACTGAGCTCCAAATTTCAGTTGTTAAATAAGACAAATGGTTAAGaaaagttttgtcccattttacgaccttttcttgccaccgttgttaagcgaatcgctgCAGATGTTACAGTAAGTTAGTTTCAGGTTCAAGAATAGAGCTAGAAggcactttggaggtcttctagtccaacctccattTCACAGTAACTAAGCCTATTAACACAGTTAACTAACACAGTTAATAATTAATTatgtaacacagttgttaagtgaatccagcttttcCCATTGATCTGGctggtcagaagattgcaaaagggcaTCACGTGATCCTGGGATGCCACAACTGTtgtaagtacatgccagttgccaagcaacttatggactacaaataaaagagcccttttccaatagcgaccacagcatgatagacttcGGCCTCAATCGACACCATTGCAAGCATCACCTTAATAATGCgacacccaagtacaacttttaaaaagccaactataaaCTCATAGATGATGTCCcctcaactcttgactggcaaactctattctctggttGTAACACTGCCGATGACTTCTATAATATCTTCTTGCTCAAaatcaaaagaactatcagaccacatgtaccactaataaccaccataatcaagaaaaacaaaatacccaTATCAGCTCACCTTCCGGAGAATTCGCAGCCCACAGCTGGTCTGGAAGGCTGAAATACAGAGGGGGAGGGGTGCAGATGGGACTGGACAGGAAGGCAAGGAAGACGCCTTTCCCAGCTGCCCCATCCTCTATtctatctatttgtctatttgtctatttatctAATTaactatctgtccatccatccatccatccatccatccatccatccatccatccatccatctatctatctatctatctatctatctatctatctatctatctatctattaatcatcTATCTCCTATTTTTAAATCTATCACCTATctttatcatctttctttctctttctctctaaccacccacccacccacccatctatctatctatctgtcatatatggaatggaatggaacataaCAAGGAATAAGGAATGaataaggagaggagagaagagaagagaggagaaaataaggaatggaagagaagagaagcgaAGAGAGCCATAGTTAGACCACAACTGGAGTACCGCATCCAGTTttagtcgccacgatgcaaaaaggaggttgagactctagaaacagggaagagcaaccaagaggatttagtggactggaggctaaaacatatgaagaacggtagctagtttaatgaaaagaaggaccaggggagacatgagagcagccttccagtatctcaggggtggccacaaagaagagggagccaagctattctccaaagcacccgaaggccaaATAAgagataatggatggaagctgaccaaagagagatccaaccttgagactgccatttgtctgaaatggtgttggGATTCCTGCTTGAtcggggggttggactacatgacctacaaggtcccttccaattctgctattctattctattctatttttattcctattcctattcctattcctgttTATCCTATCCCATCTCCATCcccatctccattcccttccctttcattccattccattctattctattctatttattattagagttggaagggaccttggaggtcttctagtccaacctctccagaccaatggttatccgacatcttaaaaacctccagcgttggaacattcacaacttctggaggcagactgattaattgttctcactgtcaggaaatgtctccttagttctaggctgctaGTTTCCatgcattgctttttgtcctgccctcaggtgctttggagaatatgtcTATCATCTTcttatctgtccgtccatccatccatccattcatccatttttctatcaatcatctatttgCCAATCCAATCTCCAGGCTTTTTTAGATGCAGTTTATTCCCATTCCCAGTCAGCAGGGGGCAGTGTTTAGCTTCCAAACCAGCCTTGCCTGGCTGGGAAACTAAGCATCCATAGAGCTTGTTGGCATTTGGAGGAGAGACCACCAGTAAATCCCTGTAATAAATTCAGGCAAGAGACCTAAACTCAGGACCCCATGGAGCCGGGCTTCACTCAACGGACCCTCGACATTCTTCAGCATCCCAAGACTTGCGTTGGATCAGCTGGGAAAAGCCCTTCGCCTCAAAGGGGGGAGGCATCACCCTCCACTTTCTCATGATTGCTAAGGAGAGCCTCCACGGACAGAGGCAGTCTATCTCTGGTGGGGGAAAATAGCAGGAATGCCGTTTGTTCTTTGGAGGCGTCGCTTCCTTTGACCCGCGTCACTGCTTTCTCCAGCGAATTCCCCCTTGTGTGACAGAGCCAAAATGACGGAGACACAACTTTGTGATTTTTGCCTTCCGGTGACATCTCTTTGTGTGTTGCAAACCAGGGATTCCTTGTCGGTCACCCTCAGCATCTGAGGAAGACCCGGGAGCCTTCTCTGGCACCGCAGCTCAAGcgagttttgggggttttttgaagGTCCAACTTTCACAATGGGAACAATGGGGAACACAATCATATGGACTAATCTTCacttacagattaacagagttggaagggaccttgtaggtcatctagacaAACCCCCAAGCAGGGGACGCTACATCATTTCTGATGGatggctgtctagtctcttcttcaaagcttccagggatgaacCTCCCACAACTCCTGAAGGCAACTTcgcttccactggttgatcgttctcaccttcacaaagttcctccttatttccgggTTCAATCtccccttggtcagcttccatctgttatttcTTGTCTAGCCTtcgggtgccttggaaaacagactgacccccttcctcctctctggggcagccgcTCAAGTATTGGGAGACTgcttatcatgtcttccctggtccttgtCTTCACTAGAATAGCCAtgccaaggaagaggaaaggaaagaggaaggaaagggaaggaaagatgaagagaaaaggaaagagaaaggaaaggaggaaaggaggaaaggaaagatgaagagaaaagcaaagaggaaggaaaggaaagtctCAATTCATCACAACTCTGGAACAACCAAACATTCTCTGACTTAACACGAAAACTTTGATAATGTGGGTCTGCTAAGCCCAGGCCAGGAACCCCCAACACAGCTCCCCCACCCTCATTTTAGCCTATATCCAAAGTTTTTCAATCTTGTCAACTTTAACACggttggactccaactcccagaattccccaaccatccCTGCTAGCTGGGGGTCAAAATCCCACACATTAAAAAACCAGAATGACCACGGAGGAAACCGAGGTCAACGTTAACTACACCCAGGAGCCTCTCGGAAGAAGAGATTACCTGGACAAACATGCTGGAGGGACCTCCAGATTGCAAAGATCAGAGCGAAGGACAGTTTGGGTTGGACAACAATCCTTGTTGGTTTCCAAGAGGCAGCTTTGCGAATGGCGTTTCCGACGTACGAGTCTTCTGCTGCGGGTGccttagaagcatagaaacatagaagattgacggcagaaaaagacctcctggttcatctagtctgcccttatactgtttcctgtattttatcttaggatggatctatgtttgtcccaggcatgtttcagttcagcgactgtggattgaccaaccatgtctgctggaagtttgttccaaggatctactactctttcagtcaaataatattttctcacgttgcttttgatctttcccccaactaacctcagattgtgtccccttgttcttgtgttcactttcctattaaaaacacttccctcctggacctgatttaaccctttaacatatttaaatgtttctatcatgtcccccctttccttctggcCTTAAAGAGGATTAAAAAGAGAAACCAAAGCCATAcgtataaactgggtgaaaccacccTCAACAGCagcgactgtgagagggatcttggagtcttgatgGACagcaactaaacatgagccagcaatgtgcagcagcagccaaaaaggccaatacaatcctgagttgcattaagagagggatacaatctaggactacggaggtactaatactactctataaagccttagtaagaccacacctagaatactgcgtCCAGttatggtcaccacactacaaaaaagacattgaaactctagagaaagtgcagaacagggcaaccaggatgataaggggagtggaaactaaaacataccaaGAGAGGTTGCAAGAACTGCGCATGAACAGTCTGgcgaagagaaagaccaggggagacaggatagccatggtccaatatttgaggggttgccccagagaggaaggggtcaagctattctccagaaGGCCAGATGAGGAATAATGGATGGCAACAGACAAGGATAGCCCATAAAAGTATCTGCTACATGcagctacaacatccttcctgtcaacaactacttgaGCTTCGACAACACAtgatgagcacacaacagataccagCTCcaatctaatacaaatctaacaaataataataataataataacaacaacaacaacaacaacaataatatagtaaaaaaagaatagaaaattggGGATTAAAAGAAAGGATCggtgagaagggaaaaagaaaggagagaaaccaTAGTAGGATCAATGTATAGaaactgtatatataatatatatataatatgtataatatgtataatgATAGCTACATAATAGAGATTGAGCACAATAAGAATTGTAAAGCAGGTATGTCACACAATGTCCAATGCTTTCAAATGTTTTGTGTTTCTATGTCTgtgtataaataaagaaatatttttaaaatgtctctTCGGACTCCCCAACccaaaaaaaggaggaagaaggaataaaTTTGCAGGTTGCAAAATTTAAATTTGCTTTGAGGCATTTTGTGAGTTGCATGgggggagaaaatatatatatttctgagtCCTTTTCTTTGCGTTAAGTCCTCTTGGAGAAAACAACTGCAAAATAGAGCTGTTATTTGTCCTCTCTAACTGGGGTTCCTGTTTTCTCCTGGATTACTACTACTAAGTGAAGGTTTTCTCGCACCCAAGAGCCATGGTCCTACAAGACTGAAAGATTCCAATGCaatgcagtaataataataataataataataataacaacaacaacaacaacaacatcaacacaCCTTGTGAGGCAGACTAAATATGGCAAATCCTAGGTGCAGGTGAGCGTCGCCTATTGCAGGTTGCGAATGTCTGTCTGTAGTAGTAATGGTCCTCCAGGAACTCTACATTTGGGGCAGGAAAATGAACCTGGGTTGCTGCCTCGATTTAACCAGCAAGTTTCCTGTCACTATCACCTCTGCAACCGCAGCCCTTTCCAACAGCACCTTGTTCAACAGAGGTTATTACGAGGGTTTGTAAGGGTTTACAAGGCGTTGGGGCTGCGTGACCCTCCTTTGCTCCTGGTTCTTGCAAATGGAACATTAATAGTCTTCCCAACACCTCCAGGTAAACATTAAGCAGGAACGGCAGGCGTCAGCCAATGATTGACTAAGGGCCATTAAACCAGGTGAAATGTGGCTttgggcgaggagggtggaggtgaGAAGCCTCCCCGGGTTTTCTTCCTTCGTTACACCAAACCCGTTCAGAAGCTGTTGACAAACTTGGAGGGTCATTGAATCAGAGCATCACAGGGCTGGGAGGGACCGTGGAGGTTTAGTAGTCCAACTCAAAGCAGGAGTCTTTATGCCGCCCTAGAAAATGGAGGTCCAATCCGTtcctgaaaacctccagtgatggagcacctacaacttctggtgacagttccatccatccatccatccatccatccatccatccatccatccatccatccatccatccatccttgtctgcctgcctgcctgcctgcttatctatctatctatctatctctatctatctatctatctatctatctatctatctatctatctatctatctctatctctatctctatctctatctctatctctatctctatctctatctctatctctatctctatctctatctctatctctatctctatccatccatctctatctatctatctatctatccatctatccatctatctttagTTCTACCATGTATTTGACTATTTAActgaccatccatccatccacccatcccattcttccttccttccttccattctttctttctttctttctttctttcttttctttctttctttctttctttcatgtatttaattatttaaccatccatccctttctttctttctttctttctttagttcTATCATGTATTTAActatccatccctttctttctttctttctttctttctttctttctttctttctttctcccacaaTGATCGTTCTTCTATCCAAGCAATCTTGGGATTAAACTGTAGATGTTCAGGAATGGCTGTTTTCCATGCTGGTCTACAAGATTGCCACCTTCTTGGTGATGAGTTCAGATGATGCCACCCAGATCAGAAGCTTTCTGGATTTTCTACAAGGCCTCCTTCACACCCATCAAGCAGATTGCCCCGTAGTTAGAGGCGCCATGGTGCTTGTGTTCCCTGAAATCCAGCCAAACTTCACAGGGCTAAATTTGAAACCATTTCAGGCATCgcgtttggaattccaagcttgCGAGTTGCTTGAAAAATCTGAATGCAGCCATCTGGAGCTTAGGCAGCGGCATTGATGGAGCAAGCTGGAGAGAACTGACTCTTCCACAGGACAAACGCTGGAGAGAACTGGAGGTAGATCGGCCTCTATGTCCACCCactttttagattattattagaattggaagggaccctgtaggtctagtccaacccgccactcaagcaggagtccctatatcatttcagacaagtggcagtTCAGTCTCCCCTTGAAGGTCCCAAGTGTTGGAAtcctcacaacctccgcaggcaacttctCTTCCACTGCTTGACCGCTCTCatggtcagaaaattcctccttatttccagattgaatctctccttggtcagcttccatctgttgttccttgtctggccctctgatgctttggaaaaccacctgaccccctcctcctctcAGGGGCagaccctcaagtattggaagactcatgtgtcccctggtccttctcttacTGGACTGGCCATGGTCAGTTCTTGCAACCGCTCTTTGGGTgttatagtttccagtccccttatcatcctggttgccctcttctgcactttctctagagttgcaatgtctcttttgtagagtggtgaccaaaactggatgcagttactctaggtgtggtctaacaaaggctttatagagtggtattagtacctccctagtcctacattgtatccctctgttaatgcaatttaggattctgTTGGCTATTTTGGCTGTGAAGGCATTCTCTATGCTGGAAAAGCTCTCCCGCCATCTGTCCATGAATGGGGCATTTGAGAGGACTGGGGGAACCGTATGGAAATAAAGCATTCATTAAAACATCCATGAatcagggggctggaggctaaaacacatgaaaaatggttgtaggaactgggcctggctagttgaatgagaagaaggaccaggggagacatgagagcagccttccaatgtctcaggggttgccacaaagaagaaggagtcaacgggttctccaaagaaaaagaaagaaagaaggaaggaaggaaggaaggaaggaaagaaggaaagaaagaaagaaagaaagaaagaaagaaagaaagaaaaggaccaagggagacagcagagcagccttccagtatctcaggggctgccacaaagaagagggagttgaactgttctccaaagcacctgaaggtagaacaagaagcagtgggtggaaactaaacgagtctatggagaagggcggcatacaaatctaattaataataataataataataataataataataataataataatataaataatataaataaataaataaataaataaataaataaataaataaataaataaataaataaataaataaataaataaataaataaataaacaaggagagaagcaacttaggagacatttccagaatagaatagaataaaacagaacagaacagaacatgtggaatggaatggaagagaagatattTTCTGGCTTGGCTGCAACGTCTTCCAAAACCTGGCTCTGTGTCATTTTAAAATGTGGCAACTAAACTATTTGCAGCTCcccctctcctgccccccccTCTTCTGGGTCCCCCAAGAGGAATGGGGGCTTGCTGGCTTTGCAGCTCCTTCTCAGGGCCCCACAGCTGCGGAGGCTGGGAGCGACAATTCACAGGTGCGATGGTGTGATGCGAGCACACCTCTGGCTTTGATCTATTGACTTGGTAAGCATGGGGACCCAAACCTTGGAGCATCAACATAACAGAGAAGACTGAATGCAAAGAAACAGCAGCAactctgggatttttttttattttgcagcaAAGAAATATCTCTCCATattggttcggttctgcaacccaacaagaccgacagagacttcagaggagaatcagaactgcagaagaaaccaTGGCTGcctacctgccttccattgaggacctgtagactgcacgagtccaaaagagggcggtggaaatattgactgacccctcgcatcctggacacaaactgtttcaactcccaccctcaaaacgtcactacagacccctgcacaccaagacaactagacacaaggacagggtTTTTTGCCcaagtgccatcactctgctaaacaaataattcccccaacactgtcaatctattcactaaggctgcattactattattgttaGTGTTCTCATCGTCCCTAtaacccatctccttccacttatgactgtaggactgtaacatgttgcttgtacccttaggatttatatcaatattgattgattcctgattgcttatttgacccctatgacaatcattaagcgttgtacctcctgattcttaacaaatgtatctttttcttttacgtccactgagagcatttgcaccaaagacaaattccttgggtgtccaatcacacttggccaataaagaattctattctgttctgttctgtttgttccattccattccattccatatcagTCTGCAAAAATCTCTTTTGTGTGCCAAGAGTTCTATGGTGTGTGGGTTGCTTTGTTGCAGACAGAGGCACTCTGCAGAAGTTTGCATCTGGCTGGGCTGGCGGAATAGGCCAAGCCTGAAACCACCTGGGTGTACAggggcctccctccctctctctgcatTCGCTGCGaagaatcccccctcccccctttcggTCTGCATGACGGGTGGCTGGGAATTCACTTGCTTTTCATTTTCACTTTTGCAGAAGAACCTTTAACAATGGATGCGGGGGAGGGGGGCTTTGCATTGGGATTCTCAGCTTCACAAGGTCAGAAGGAGGAAAGCGAGTCCCAAATCACCTGCAAACTATTTTTTTAGCTGGAAGGTTTCCCTCTTTGCACCCCTCCCCCAACATATTTTACTTTTGAAACAGAACAGCAGCTGGTGGGGCCATTGGATATATGGCCATGCAAGAAGGATCTGTTTTTTCTCCATTGAAAGGggtgggcatgtgtgtgtgttaaacagatatatgttttaggagtaAACACACCATTACTGAGAGTTGTGtatgcgagctgcactggctccttaTGTtagtctccagacacaattcaaggtgttggttatcacctataaagccccacatggctcaaggccagattatttacgggacttcTCTCCCACCATaatacttcccagagaccaataagagcacacagagttggcctcctccgggtcccatcaagtaAGAAATGCAGGCTGGTGGGACCgtggggcagggccttctctgtggctgccccggctctatggaaccatctactcccccaatgtctgtactgctcccaccctgctggccttgcatgaggccacaaagacctagctttgctggcaggcctttcatggccaaactgtatgaatggtttgTATGCAGGCGATGATGTCTTTTTacaataaatgggttttatctcGGGGTCAGTTTTAGACGTTATATTCCACTTCTTGTATTGCTTTGgatcttttgtatttgtattattattttgtaagccgccctgagtccttcaggattgggcggcatggaagtcaaatatatatatttatatatatatataaataaataatactaatacgTGACAATttctttaaatgttcagttgactgagtctGAAGTTTAATGAATGAAAGatacactactactactactaataataataatgatagtgatAATAGAAAATACTATTCCCCACC
This genomic stretch from Erythrolamprus reginae isolate rEryReg1 chromosome 5, rEryReg1.hap1, whole genome shotgun sequence harbors:
- the TMEM207 gene encoding transmembrane protein 207 isoform X3 is translated as MFVQPSRPAVGCEFSGSCVGGGEQQRLHSWYFWFCLSLLLLLLLLALLGCCLRCWLGRPRCPAAQNSLVVFALGETEEC
- the TMEM207 gene encoding transmembrane protein 207 isoform X2 translates to MEADQGEIEPGNKEELCEAFQTSCGLRILRKLRWWWRAAKAPFVVFLVLPVVAAPAAPSGSAWLLPPVLVGAAQMSCGPELPCGLRSGGN
- the TMEM207 gene encoding transmembrane protein 207 isoform X1 → MFVQPSRPAVGCEFSGSCVGGGEQQRLHSWYFWFCLSLLLLLLLLALLGCCLRCWLGRPRCPAAQNSLVVFALGETESVHGSAEPPWILARRPPSHLQTPGWSPEGPSLNTWAWNGSLQPPPYEELMKPGRTVDLNSR